From Xylanibacter oryzae DSM 17970, a single genomic window includes:
- a CDS encoding DUF4293 domain-containing protein, whose product MLQRKQTIYLLLSIILTVLSLSFPIGTYNQDGLTVGTMMNLWVLTSQGAHDFVVWPLFVIQLVTLPMAVVAIFAYRNRIFQSRLCVLNILLLIGWYIVFIVYSLVFKARYNAEFQYSYLCVLPFASIISYIMARRGIKADEKLIRDSDRIR is encoded by the coding sequence ATGCTTCAGCGTAAACAGACCATCTATTTGCTTTTAAGCATAATACTAACTGTTTTAAGTCTTAGTTTTCCAATAGGAACTTATAATCAGGATGGACTTACTGTAGGTACTATGATGAATTTGTGGGTCTTGACATCACAAGGAGCCCACGACTTTGTAGTATGGCCTCTATTTGTAATACAGTTGGTTACTTTGCCAATGGCAGTAGTTGCAATATTTGCTTACCGTAATCGTATATTCCAGTCAAGACTATGTGTTCTGAATATACTACTCCTTATAGGTTGGTATATCGTTTTTATTGTCTATTCGCTTGTCTTTAAGGCTAGATATAATGCAGAGTTTCAATACAGTTATCTATGTGTATTACCTTTTGCTTCAATTATATCATATATTATGGCGCGTAGAGGAATCAAGGCGGACGAAAAGTTAATAAGGGATTCTGACAGAATTAGATAA
- a CDS encoding DNA-directed RNA polymerase subunit omega, with protein sequence MDYKKSKAPINTVTRNIMDLCDETGNIYESVAIISKRSNQISAEIKQDLSKKLAEFASYNDSLEEVFENREQIEISRYYEKLPKSTLIATQEFIDGNIFWRDNTKESKEN encoded by the coding sequence ATGGATTACAAAAAATCAAAAGCCCCGATTAATACCGTAACTCGTAATATTATGGATCTTTGTGATGAGACAGGTAATATTTATGAGAGTGTTGCTATAATCTCAAAACGTTCTAATCAGATTTCAGCAGAGATTAAACAGGATTTGAGCAAAAAACTTGCTGAATTCGCATCATATAATGATAGTCTTGAGGAAGTTTTTGAGAATCGTGAGCAAATAGAGATTTCACGTTATTATGAGAAATTACCAAAGTCAACTCTTATAGCTACTCAGGAGTTCATAGACGGTAATATTTTTTGGCGTGATAATACTAAAGAAAGTAAAGAGAACTAA
- a CDS encoding outer membrane protein assembly factor BamD — translation MKRNILILSVIAILLSSCANEFNAVYKSQDYDYKYEYAKESFATGHFNRAITLLQELVTIEKGTENAQECLYMLGMAEYCSHDYQSASEYFKKYSSTYPKGTYAEMATYYNGESLYRSTPEARLDQTDTYSSISAYQDFLDLFPESKYHTLAQNRMFELQDKLVQKEYLTAKLYYNLGSYFGNCTNGGNNFEASIITAQNAIKDYPYTKKREDFILLIMKSKYGLAEQSIESKRLDRFRDAEDECYGFLNEFPDSKYKDVAEKFIAGCKKEIKD, via the coding sequence ATGAAAAGAAATATACTAATATTATCCGTAATCGCAATTTTGTTGAGCAGTTGTGCCAACGAGTTCAATGCTGTATATAAATCGCAAGATTACGATTATAAATACGAATATGCCAAGGAAAGTTTCGCAACTGGGCATTTTAATAGAGCTATTACATTGTTACAAGAATTGGTAACAATCGAGAAAGGTACTGAGAATGCTCAAGAATGTCTATACATGTTAGGCATGGCAGAATATTGCAGCCATGACTATCAGTCTGCATCTGAATATTTTAAAAAATACAGTTCCACATATCCAAAAGGAACATATGCAGAAATGGCTACATATTATAATGGAGAGTCATTGTATCGTAGTACTCCGGAGGCTCGTCTTGATCAGACAGATACATACAGTTCTATAAGTGCTTATCAAGACTTTCTAGATTTATTTCCAGAAAGCAAATATCATACATTAGCTCAGAACCGTATGTTTGAGTTACAGGATAAGTTGGTACAAAAAGAATATCTTACCGCCAAACTTTATTATAATTTAGGTTCTTATTTTGGAAATTGTACTAATGGAGGTAATAATTTTGAAGCTAGTATAATAACAGCCCAGAATGCTATAAAGGATTATCCTTATACTAAGAAACGTGAGGATTTTATTTTGCTTATAATGAAGAGCAAGTATGGTTTGGCAGAGCAGAGCATTGAATCTAAAAGGCTGGATCGTTTTCGCGATGCCGAAGATGAATGCTATGGTTTTTTAAATGAATTTCCAGACAGCAAATATAAAGATGTTGCAGAGAAGTTCATAGCAGGATGTAAGAAAGAGATAAAAGATTAA
- the uvrB gene encoding excinuclease ABC subunit UvrB, translated as MGEFKLTSKYKPTGDQPEAIQQLTEGLKRGDKSQVLLGVTGSGKTFTVANVIANLKKPTLVLSHNKTLAAQLYDEMKGFFPENAVEYYVSYYDYYQPEAYLPSSDTYIEKDLAINEEIDKLRLRTVSSLLSGRKDVVVVSSVSCIYGMGGPSSMQENVITIKKGMKLDRNEMLRRLVNALYVRNDIELSRGNFRVKGDTVDIFMAYSDNILRVTFWDDEIDEISEVDAVDLHRMASFKEYQIYPANLFVTSKEQTEFAIRKIQDDLVERINYFNEIGDTIKAQRIKERVEYDMEMIKELGHCSGIENYSRYFDGRQPGQRPYCLLDFFPKDFLMVIDESHVSVPQINAMYGGDRARKTNLVEFGFRLPAAFDNRPLKFEEFESITNQVIYVSATPADYELAQSEGVVVEQVIRPTGLLDPEIEIRPSENQIDDLLDEILTRSHRNERVLITTLTKRMAEELTEYLLNHNVKTSYIHSDVDTLDRVKILNGLRAGEYDVLVGVNLLREGLDLPEVSLVAILDADKEGFLRSRRSLTQTAGRAARNVNGKVIMYADRITKSMQQTIDETSRRRIKQIKYNEEHNITPTQIVKDLKGSSLTSSTVPEGIEKGQYTGQAYYSGPSEDVAFAADPILMRMTRPQMEKSISDTTKLMKQAAKNMDFIQAAQYRDEIIRLQKELELK; from the coding sequence ATGGGAGAATTCAAACTAACATCAAAATACAAGCCAACAGGCGATCAGCCTGAAGCTATACAGCAATTAACAGAAGGACTTAAGCGTGGCGACAAATCACAAGTTTTATTGGGAGTAACAGGATCTGGTAAAACTTTTACTGTAGCTAACGTAATTGCAAATTTAAAAAAGCCGACTCTTGTTCTTAGCCATAATAAGACCTTGGCTGCACAATTGTACGATGAGATGAAAGGTTTCTTTCCTGAAAATGCTGTAGAGTATTATGTATCTTATTATGATTATTATCAGCCGGAGGCTTATTTGCCATCGTCTGACACTTATATAGAAAAGGATCTTGCTATCAATGAGGAGATTGACAAACTACGATTAAGGACTGTTTCTTCTTTGTTATCAGGAAGGAAAGACGTTGTTGTTGTATCCTCTGTTTCTTGTATTTATGGTATGGGAGGACCTTCATCAATGCAAGAAAATGTAATTACAATAAAAAAAGGCATGAAACTTGATCGTAACGAAATGTTACGTCGTCTAGTAAATGCATTATATGTGCGTAATGATATAGAACTATCGCGTGGAAATTTCCGTGTCAAGGGTGATACGGTAGACATATTCATGGCTTATAGTGACAATATATTGAGAGTTACTTTCTGGGATGATGAAATAGATGAGATATCTGAAGTTGACGCTGTTGACCTACATAGAATGGCTTCTTTTAAAGAATATCAGATATACCCTGCTAATCTATTTGTCACATCTAAAGAACAGACAGAATTCGCCATCAGAAAAATACAGGATGACCTTGTAGAACGAATAAATTATTTTAACGAGATAGGTGATACTATCAAAGCTCAAAGAATCAAGGAGCGCGTGGAATATGATATGGAGATGATCAAGGAACTGGGACATTGTTCTGGTATTGAAAATTATTCACGTTATTTTGATGGAAGGCAACCTGGACAACGCCCATATTGTCTGCTTGATTTTTTCCCTAAAGATTTTTTGATGGTTATCGACGAAAGTCATGTAAGTGTTCCACAAATTAATGCTATGTATGGTGGTGACAGGGCTAGAAAAACTAATCTGGTAGAATTCGGGTTCAGACTACCGGCTGCTTTTGACAACCGTCCTTTAAAGTTTGAAGAATTCGAATCAATAACGAATCAGGTAATATATGTTTCTGCAACACCGGCTGACTATGAATTAGCACAGTCTGAGGGTGTCGTTGTAGAACAGGTCATCCGCCCTACCGGATTACTTGATCCTGAAATAGAAATACGACCGTCTGAAAATCAAATTGATGATTTATTAGATGAAATACTTACTAGAAGTCATCGCAATGAAAGGGTTCTTATAACGACACTTACAAAGCGTATGGCAGAGGAGCTTACGGAGTATTTACTTAATCATAATGTTAAAACCAGTTATATACACAGTGATGTTGATACGTTAGACAGGGTGAAAATTTTGAATGGGTTACGTGCGGGTGAATATGATGTTCTTGTAGGTGTTAATCTATTAAGAGAAGGTCTTGACTTGCCGGAAGTTTCATTAGTTGCAATACTAGATGCAGACAAAGAGGGGTTCTTAAGAAGCAGACGGTCTTTAACACAAACAGCTGGACGTGCGGCGCGTAATGTCAATGGCAAGGTTATAATGTATGCAGACCGCATAACAAAGAGTATGCAGCAGACTATTGATGAGACAAGCCGACGACGTATTAAACAGATTAAATATAATGAAGAACATAATATAACTCCAACTCAAATTGTCAAAGATCTAAAAGGTAGCAGTTTAACATCATCTACAGTACCTGAAGGTATTGAAAAAGGTCAATATACGGGTCAAGCATATTATAGTGGACCATCTGAAGATGTAGCTTTTGCTGCCGATCCAATATTAATGAGAATGACAAGACCACAAATGGAAAAGAGTATTTCTGACACTACAAAACTGATGAAGCAGGCTGCCAAAAATATGGATTTCATTCAAGCGGCTCAGTATCGTGATGAAATAATAAGACTACAAAAAGAATTGGAATTAAAATAA
- a CDS encoding DUF4468 domain-containing protein produces the protein MKRLFIVLMACMPLLSMAQNVWERPKVEKNTAMAKINPDQKYIQEGAIPEIDGKVVFTDTIYVNGKSKLQLYSALHNFLEDMTTEEGQFIGKSNVVITDSIKGLLAARYSEWLIFSDKSLALDRTQFNYQIITECKDGMALITMNRISYDYEIDRGGNHYSAEEWITDKNGLNKSKTKLSRISGKFRRKTIDRKDYLFKTIKELLTEKQ, from the coding sequence ATGAAAAGACTTTTTATTGTACTAATGGCTTGTATGCCACTATTATCTATGGCGCAGAATGTATGGGAAAGACCAAAAGTAGAGAAAAATACTGCGATGGCAAAAATAAATCCAGATCAAAAATATATACAAGAAGGGGCTATTCCTGAAATAGATGGGAAAGTCGTTTTTACAGATACAATATACGTAAACGGTAAATCTAAATTACAACTCTATAGTGCATTGCACAATTTTTTAGAAGATATGACAACAGAAGAAGGACAGTTTATTGGCAAAAGCAATGTAGTCATAACTGATTCTATAAAAGGTCTATTAGCTGCAAGATATTCAGAATGGCTCATATTCTCGGATAAATCACTTGCTCTTGACCGCACTCAGTTCAACTATCAAATTATAACAGAATGCAAAGATGGAATGGCTTTAATAACAATGAATAGAATTTCATATGATTATGAAATAGACAGAGGCGGCAACCATTACTCTGCAGAAGAATGGATTACAGATAAAAATGGTCTGAACAAGAGCAAGACGAAGCTTTCACGTATTAGTGGAAAATTCCGTCGGAAGACAATAGATAGAAAAGACTATCTGTTCAAAACCATAAAAGAGCTATTGACAGAAAAACAATAA
- a CDS encoding putative porin, giving the protein MKKKLILSIILSTSAVACINAQNYKQMDENGNITTRNENGRNNKTDSLGSDKEIPKGLKVWNIDNRFGDRIEAIPDTVSDMYMNSIFTSGLRGEYNTTGNLGSPRVNRIFTDRTTGSQFIFTDPYDYFITPVDKFQFTNTLSPITNISYNDCGNKTNGEDHFKALFAVNSGKKIGLGFKFDYLYGRGFYSNQSTSHFNGSLYASYIGDRYDMHFLFSSNHEKVSENGGITDDNYITHPESFNDNFGENEIPTVLEKNWNRNDNQHIFLSHRYNIGFNRKVKMTDEEIKAKKFALESAKENKAKKEKEKAENAKNQNNKENEQETPKVLIGRPADAKIVGDEPSDSAKKVNGRISVNGKSQSDSLLAAAKKAEQDTSWLKNEYVPVTSFIHTLDFNNYSRIYEAYNTPKDYYANTYYKDGILSGDSIYDNIKFYSIKNTFAIALLEGFNKYAKAGLKVFGSHEYRNISMPDNTGTGTTSWGEHDISVGGQLSKTQGNLLHYNIMAETWLVGKDAGQLKIDGKADLNFKILNDTVQLAVKAYLYRLNPTFFYRHYQSKHLWWDNDGLDKEIRTHIEGDFSIKRTRTNLRIAVDNIQNYTYFAQAYNITSSFGRTGNTVSVNQSSENISLLTAQLSQDFTLGPLNWENQITYQKSTNSNILPVPDVNIYSNLYIRFMISHVLKVDLGGDVRYFTKYYAPDYSPVLGQYCVQNSNDKTEVGNCPIVNVYANMHLKHTRFFVMMSHVTGGSDYFFTPHYPLNGRVFRFGVSWNFFN; this is encoded by the coding sequence ATGAAAAAGAAACTCATTTTATCTATAATATTAAGCACTAGTGCGGTGGCATGCATTAATGCGCAAAATTATAAACAAATGGATGAAAACGGCAACATTACAACACGTAATGAAAATGGTCGTAACAATAAGACAGATTCATTGGGCTCTGATAAAGAAATACCAAAGGGTTTGAAGGTCTGGAATATTGATAATAGATTCGGAGACAGGATTGAAGCTATACCAGATACGGTTTCGGATATGTATATGAACTCAATTTTCACGTCTGGACTAAGAGGTGAATATAATACGACGGGAAATCTCGGATCACCAAGAGTAAACCGTATTTTTACAGACAGGACTACAGGTAGCCAGTTCATATTTACAGATCCCTACGACTATTTCATAACGCCTGTAGATAAATTCCAGTTCACAAATACGTTATCACCGATAACAAATATATCTTATAACGACTGTGGAAATAAAACAAATGGAGAAGATCATTTCAAGGCCTTATTTGCTGTCAATTCAGGCAAAAAAATTGGTTTGGGATTTAAGTTTGACTACCTATACGGACGAGGGTTTTATTCGAATCAAAGTACCAGTCATTTTAACGGTTCTCTATATGCTTCATACATAGGAGACAGATATGATATGCATTTTTTATTTTCGTCAAATCATGAAAAGGTTTCAGAAAATGGTGGAATTACTGATGATAACTATATAACGCATCCGGAAAGTTTTAATGATAATTTTGGCGAAAATGAAATACCAACTGTTTTAGAAAAAAACTGGAATAGGAATGACAATCAACATATATTTCTTTCTCATAGATATAATATTGGATTCAACCGTAAGGTGAAAATGACAGATGAAGAGATAAAAGCTAAGAAATTTGCACTTGAATCTGCTAAAGAAAATAAAGCTAAGAAAGAAAAAGAAAAAGCAGAAAACGCCAAAAATCAAAATAATAAAGAAAACGAACAGGAAACGCCAAAGGTTTTAATTGGTAGGCCGGCAGATGCAAAAATCGTAGGTGATGAACCTTCTGACAGTGCTAAAAAAGTGAATGGCAGAATATCGGTAAATGGTAAATCACAATCAGATAGTCTCCTTGCAGCAGCAAAGAAGGCTGAACAGGATACTTCATGGCTAAAAAATGAGTATGTACCCGTTACTAGTTTTATACATACCCTTGATTTTAACAACTATTCACGCATATATGAAGCATATAATACTCCCAAAGACTATTATGCCAATACATATTATAAAGACGGTATTCTAAGTGGAGATTCTATTTATGATAATATAAAATTTTATTCAATAAAGAATACTTTTGCTATAGCATTACTTGAAGGATTTAATAAATATGCCAAAGCTGGATTAAAAGTCTTTGGTTCACATGAATATCGAAATATTTCAATGCCTGACAATACTGGAACAGGAACTACATCATGGGGTGAACATGATATCAGCGTTGGTGGACAACTTAGTAAAACTCAGGGCAATTTACTACATTATAATATTATGGCTGAAACATGGCTAGTCGGGAAAGATGCCGGACAGCTAAAGATTGATGGAAAAGCGGACTTGAATTTCAAAATCCTTAATGATACGGTGCAGTTAGCGGTAAAGGCTTATTTATACAGACTGAATCCAACATTTTTCTACAGACATTACCAGTCTAAACATTTATGGTGGGATAATGACGGACTTGATAAGGAAATACGTACTCATATTGAAGGGGACTTTTCTATTAAACGTACACGTACAAATCTCCGTATAGCTGTAGATAATATACAAAATTATACATATTTTGCTCAAGCGTATAATATAACAAGCTCTTTTGGTAGGACTGGTAATACTGTTTCTGTAAATCAAAGCAGTGAAAACATAAGTTTGTTGACCGCGCAATTAAGTCAAGACTTTACATTGGGACCGCTAAACTGGGAAAATCAGATTACTTATCAAAAGAGTACAAATTCTAATATATTACCGGTACCTGATGTGAATATCTATAGCAATCTTTACATTCGCTTTATGATATCACACGTACTTAAAGTTGACCTTGGTGGAGATGTAAGATATTTCACAAAATATTATGCACCAGACTATAGCCCAGTACTAGGACAATACTGCGTTCAGAATAGCAATGATAAGACAGAAGTTGGAAATTGTCCTATTGTTAATGTTTATGCCAATATGCATTTGAAGCATACTAGATTCTTTGTGATGATGAGTCATGTTACGGGAGGTAGTGATTACTTTTTCACACCACACTACCCTCTTAATGGAAGAGTTTTCCGCTTCGGTGTTTCATGGAATTTCTTCAACTAA
- a CDS encoding NADP-specific glutamate dehydrogenase gives MNASKVVENLKQRFPNEPEYIQAVSQVLVTIEEEYNKHPEFDKANLIERLCIPDRVIEFRVSWVDDKGNVQTNMGYRIQHNNVIGPYKGGLRFHRSVNLGILKFLAFEQTFKNSLTTLPMGGAKGGSDFSPRGKSDAEVMRFCQAFMSELYRHIGPDVDVPAGDIGVGGREIGYLFGQYKKLTHEWSGILTGKGLEYGGSLIRPEATGYGNVYFLCEMLKTRNIDIKGKTILVSGSGNVAQYTTEKCIQLGAKVVTLSDSDGYIYDPNGITSEKLAFVMELKNIERGRIKEYADKFGVKYVSGARPWGEKADIALPSATQNEINGDAAKTLVANGIFAVSEGANMPSTPEAIKIFQNAKILYAPGKAANAGGVSVSGLEMSQNSERLSWSSAQVDKMLHEDIMMNIHENCVKYGTESDGYINYVKGANVAGFMKVAKAMMAQGIV, from the coding sequence ATGAATGCATCTAAAGTAGTTGAAAATCTCAAACAGAGATTTCCAAACGAGCCTGAGTACATCCAGGCAGTAAGCCAAGTGCTTGTAACAATTGAAGAGGAGTATAACAAACATCCTGAGTTTGATAAGGCAAATCTTATTGAACGTTTGTGTATACCAGACCGTGTTATTGAGTTTCGAGTATCTTGGGTTGATGATAAAGGTAATGTACAGACCAATATGGGTTACCGCATTCAGCATAACAATGTTATAGGTCCATATAAGGGAGGTTTACGTTTTCACAGATCAGTTAATCTTGGTATCTTAAAATTCTTAGCTTTTGAACAGACATTCAAGAATTCGCTCACTACGCTACCTATGGGTGGTGCAAAGGGTGGTTCCGATTTTTCTCCGCGCGGTAAGAGTGATGCAGAAGTTATGCGTTTTTGTCAAGCATTTATGAGCGAACTATATCGTCATATCGGTCCGGATGTTGATGTTCCTGCTGGCGACATAGGAGTCGGTGGTCGTGAGATAGGTTATCTCTTCGGACAGTATAAAAAATTGACGCATGAGTGGAGTGGTATTCTCACAGGTAAAGGATTGGAATATGGAGGTTCACTTATACGTCCGGAAGCTACTGGTTATGGTAACGTTTATTTCTTGTGTGAGATGCTTAAAACCCGTAATATAGATATTAAGGGCAAAACCATACTTGTATCTGGTTCAGGCAATGTTGCACAGTATACTACCGAGAAATGCATACAATTAGGTGCTAAAGTTGTTACACTATCAGATTCTGATGGTTATATTTATGATCCTAATGGAATTACATCAGAGAAACTAGCTTTTGTTATGGAACTGAAAAATATTGAACGTGGCCGTATAAAGGAGTATGCTGATAAATTTGGTGTTAAGTATGTATCAGGAGCTAGACCATGGGGCGAGAAAGCTGACATTGCGTTACCTTCTGCTACTCAGAATGAAATTAATGGTGATGCTGCAAAGACTCTTGTTGCTAACGGGATTTTCGCTGTGAGTGAAGGAGCTAACATGCCATCTACTCCAGAGGCAATTAAAATATTTCAGAATGCAAAGATTCTGTATGCTCCTGGTAAGGCTGCTAATGCAGGAGGTGTATCTGTATCAGGTCTTGAGATGAGTCAGAATTCTGAGCGCTTGAGTTGGTCTTCAGCGCAGGTTGACAAAATGTTACATGAAGACATCATGATGAATATACACGAGAATTGTGTTAAATATGGTACAGAGTCAGATGGTTATATCAACTATGTTAAAGGTGCAAATGTAGCAGGTTTCATGAAAGTTGCCAAAGCTATGATGGCACAAGGTATTGTGTAA
- the ppdK gene encoding pyruvate, phosphate dikinase gives MREKRVYTFGNGKAEGKADMRNLLGGKGANLAEMNLIGVPVPPGFTITTDVCNEYFEKGKSDVVAILKEDVERSVKHIETLMNSKFGDSANPLLVSVRSGARASMPGMMDTILNLGLNDDVVVGLAKKTGNERFAYDSYRRFVQMYGDVVMGLKPVNKEDIDPFEEIIQQVKAQRGIKLDNEMTTEELKQLVSLFKKAIKERTGQDFPNNPMDQLWGAICSVFDSWMNDRAILYRKMEGIPSEWGTAVSVMAMVFGNMGNTSATGVCFSRDAATGENIFNGEYLVNAQGEDVVAGIRTPQQITKEGSLRWAKQQDINEDIRSSKYPSMEEAMPEIFGQLNALQEKLEKHYHDMQDMEFTVQEGKLWFLQTRNGKRTGPAMVKIAMDLLYEGQIDEKTALGRCEPNKLDELLHPVFDKTALKQAKVLTRGLPASPGAACGQIVFFADDAEKWHADGHQVIMVRIETSPEDLAGMSAAEGILTARGGMTSHAAVVARGMGKCCVSGAGAINVDYKVRSVEIDGVILKEGDYISLNGSTGEVYLGQVNTKPAEVTGDFAELMKLCDKYTRLVVRTNADTPHDAEVARNFGAVGIGLCRTEHMFFENEKIKAMREMILSDTLEGRKKALSKLLPYQKQDFYGILKAMDGFPVNIRLLDPPLHEFVPHDLKGQEEMAKEMGVSVQKIQQRVNSLSEHNPMLGHRGCRLGNTYPEITEMQTMAILSAAIQLKKEGFDPHPEIMVPLIGIVNEFDLQEKVIRETAANLFKEEGIELPFRVGTMIEIPRAALTADYIAKNAEYFSFGTNDLTQMTYGYSRDDIASFLPVYLDKKILNVDPFQVLDQKGVGELIKIAVEKGRKTRPNLTCGICGEHGGEPSSVKFCNRVGLNYVSCSPFRVPIARLAAAQGAIEG, from the coding sequence ATGAGAGAAAAAAGAGTTTATACCTTTGGTAACGGAAAAGCTGAAGGTAAAGCGGATATGAGAAATCTGCTGGGTGGTAAGGGCGCAAATCTTGCTGAAATGAATCTTATCGGAGTACCTGTACCTCCAGGCTTTACAATAACGACAGATGTTTGCAATGAGTATTTTGAGAAAGGCAAGTCTGATGTAGTCGCTATTTTGAAAGAAGATGTAGAGCGTTCAGTAAAGCATATAGAGACATTAATGAATAGTAAGTTTGGTGATTCTGCCAATCCTCTTCTTGTTTCAGTTCGTTCTGGAGCCCGTGCATCCATGCCTGGAATGATGGATACTATTCTCAATTTAGGTCTTAATGATGACGTTGTTGTTGGTTTAGCTAAGAAAACTGGTAATGAGCGTTTTGCATACGATAGTTACCGTCGTTTTGTTCAGATGTATGGGGATGTCGTTATGGGATTAAAGCCTGTAAATAAAGAAGACATAGATCCCTTTGAAGAGATAATACAACAGGTCAAAGCTCAGCGAGGCATTAAATTGGATAATGAAATGACTACTGAAGAATTGAAACAACTGGTTTCGTTATTCAAAAAAGCTATCAAAGAACGTACCGGTCAAGACTTCCCTAATAATCCAATGGATCAACTTTGGGGAGCTATTTGTTCAGTCTTTGACAGTTGGATGAATGATCGCGCTATACTTTACCGTAAAATGGAAGGTATTCCATCTGAGTGGGGTACAGCTGTAAGTGTCATGGCCATGGTATTTGGTAATATGGGCAATACATCTGCCACAGGTGTCTGTTTCAGTCGAGATGCTGCTACTGGTGAAAATATATTTAATGGTGAGTATCTTGTTAATGCTCAGGGCGAAGATGTTGTTGCTGGAATTCGTACACCGCAACAGATAACAAAAGAAGGTTCTTTGCGTTGGGCTAAACAGCAAGATATTAATGAGGACATACGTTCAAGCAAATATCCGTCAATGGAAGAAGCTATGCCTGAAATATTTGGCCAATTAAATGCTTTACAAGAAAAACTAGAGAAGCATTATCATGATATGCAAGATATGGAATTCACTGTTCAAGAAGGAAAATTATGGTTCTTGCAGACTCGTAATGGTAAACGAACAGGACCGGCTATGGTAAAAATAGCGATGGATTTACTTTATGAAGGTCAGATAGATGAGAAAACTGCTTTAGGGCGTTGCGAACCAAATAAATTAGATGAACTTTTGCACCCCGTATTTGATAAGACGGCACTTAAGCAGGCCAAAGTTCTTACTCGCGGGTTGCCGGCATCACCAGGTGCAGCATGTGGACAGATCGTTTTTTTCGCTGACGATGCAGAGAAATGGCATGCTGATGGGCATCAAGTAATCATGGTTCGTATTGAGACGTCTCCTGAAGATCTTGCAGGTATGTCAGCAGCAGAAGGTATTCTTACCGCTCGTGGAGGTATGACAAGTCATGCGGCGGTCGTTGCAAGAGGAATGGGAAAATGTTGTGTGTCAGGAGCTGGAGCTATTAATGTAGACTATAAAGTTCGTTCAGTTGAAATTGACGGTGTGATTCTCAAGGAAGGTGATTATATATCACTTAACGGAAGTACAGGTGAAGTCTATTTAGGGCAAGTAAATACAAAACCAGCAGAGGTTACAGGTGATTTTGCAGAACTTATGAAATTATGTGATAAGTATACTCGTCTAGTCGTACGTACTAATGCTGATACTCCTCATGATGCAGAAGTTGCACGTAATTTCGGTGCTGTTGGTATAGGCCTCTGTCGTACTGAACACATGTTTTTTGAAAATGAGAAGATCAAAGCAATGCGTGAGATGATTCTTTCTGACACATTAGAAGGCAGAAAGAAAGCATTAAGTAAACTACTTCCTTATCAGAAGCAGGACTTTTACGGAATATTGAAAGCAATGGATGGTTTTCCTGTAAATATCCGTCTTTTGGATCCACCTTTACATGAATTTGTCCCTCATGATCTTAAGGGACAAGAAGAAATGGCAAAAGAGATGGGAGTTAGTGTCCAGAAAATACAGCAGCGTGTAAACAGTTTGAGTGAACACAACCCGATGTTAGGACACCGCGGATGCCGTCTTGGTAATACATATCCAGAGATTACGGAAATGCAGACAATGGCCATTTTAAGCGCAGCCATACAGTTAAAGAAAGAAGGTTTTGATCCTCATCCGGAAATAATGGTCCCTCTTATTGGTATAGTAAATGAGTTTGATCTTCAAGAAAAAGTTATACGCGAAACTGCTGCTAATTTGTTCAAAGAAGAAGGTATTGAATTGCCATTCCGTGTAGGTACAATGATAGAAATACCTCGTGCAGCTCTTACTGCTGATTATATTGCTAAGAATGCAGAATACTTTAGTTTTGGAACTAATGATCTTACTCAGATGACTTATGGTTATAGTCGTGACGATATAGCAAGTTTCTTACCTGTATATCTGGATAAAAAGATACTTAATGTAGATCCTTTCCAGGTATTAGATCAAAAAGGAGTAGGAGAGTTGATAAAGATTGCCGTTGAAAAAGGACGTAAAACGCGTCCGAACCTTACTTGTGGTATTTGTGGTGAGCATGGTGGTGAACCTTCATCTGTTAAATTCTGTAATAGAGTAGGTTTGAATTATGTAAGCTGTTCTCCTTTCCGTGTACCCATAGCACGTTTGGCAGCAGCTCAAGGAGCTATCGAAGGATAA